The Miltoncostaea oceani genome includes a region encoding these proteins:
- a CDS encoding glycoside hydrolase family 68 protein produces MSAPVSRWTPADLDRPAPPDVALPVLDAAAAPRTLPGWDLWDPAPVRTPAGGPARIDGGELWQALSAPAAGDPGARHDTARLRLLAGAPGAWRDLGPLLPDGASLGSREWAASLVLDDERGTLDVLYTAAGGRDGTLPRFTQRIVATSARAVRTGDGGLRLTDWTPHREVLGADGVLYDRTDTDDGEPGFITAFRDPFPFRDPADGREWLLFAASAAGSASTFNGAVGLAAATGDGGYRLAPPLLRADGVTTELERPHVVVHGGRHHLFISTQARTFAPGVTGPTGLYGFVAPALTGPYRPLNGSGLVLRNPPAEPYQAYSWLVLPDLRVAAFVDMHSLGGRTPDDVTAAGPETARRHFGGTLAPFVRLRIDGDRAGPAGPA; encoded by the coding sequence GTGAGCGCCCCCGTCAGCCGGTGGACGCCCGCCGACCTGGACCGCCCCGCCCCGCCGGACGTCGCGCTGCCGGTGCTCGACGCCGCCGCGGCCCCGCGGACGCTCCCCGGCTGGGACCTGTGGGACCCGGCGCCGGTCCGCACCCCGGCGGGGGGGCCCGCCCGGATCGACGGCGGCGAGCTCTGGCAGGCGCTGTCGGCCCCCGCGGCCGGCGACCCCGGCGCCCGCCACGACACCGCCCGGCTGCGCCTCCTCGCGGGCGCGCCCGGGGCCTGGCGGGACCTCGGCCCGCTCCTGCCCGACGGGGCGTCCCTCGGCTCCCGCGAATGGGCGGCGTCGCTCGTCCTCGACGACGAGCGCGGGACGCTCGACGTGCTCTACACCGCCGCCGGCGGGCGCGACGGGACGCTGCCCCGCTTCACCCAGCGCATCGTCGCGACGTCGGCCCGCGCCGTCCGCACCGGCGACGGCGGCCTGCGCCTGACGGACTGGACGCCGCACCGCGAGGTCCTCGGCGCCGACGGGGTGCTCTACGACCGCACCGACACCGACGACGGGGAGCCCGGCTTCATCACCGCGTTCCGGGACCCCTTCCCGTTCCGCGACCCCGCCGACGGGCGGGAGTGGCTGCTGTTCGCGGCCTCCGCGGCCGGCTCGGCGAGCACGTTCAACGGCGCCGTCGGCCTCGCCGCGGCGACGGGGGACGGGGGGTACCGGCTCGCGCCGCCGCTCCTCCGCGCCGACGGCGTCACCACCGAGCTGGAGCGGCCCCACGTCGTCGTCCACGGCGGCCGCCACCACCTGTTCATCTCGACCCAGGCCCGCACGTTCGCCCCCGGGGTCACCGGCCCGACCGGGCTCTACGGCTTCGTCGCGCCGGCCCTCACCGGCCCCTACCGGCCCCTCAACGGCTCGGGCCTCGTGCTGCGCAACCCGCCGGCCGAGCCGTACCAGGCGTACTCGTGGCTGGTGCTGCCCGACCTGCGGGTCGCGGCGTTCGTCGACATGCACTCGCTCGGCGGCAGGACACCCGACGACGTGACCGCCGCGGGCCCGGAGACCGCCCGCCGCCACTTCGGCGGCACCCTCGCCCCGTTCGTGCGCCTGCGCATCGACGGGGACCGCGCCGGTCCCGCCGGCCCCGCATGA
- a CDS encoding DUF4032 domain-containing protein, with protein MTTGLELVVRAGHPDFLDLPWSEPLEEWRSERLVRMARGISRHVVRFVAYDDRVYALKETEVGAAQREYRLLLALREEGLPVVEPVGVARWRGDGGGPDRATLITRYLDYSLPYHYLLARRGRPGLLDRLLDGGAVLMARLHLEGFYWGDFSLSNALFRRDAGAFTAYLVDAETGERRPSLSDAMRDNDVDVAVENIAGGLMDLQAAGRIEEDLDPVALAAGFRERYRDLWLELTREDEVGADEQWRITQRMERLNALGFDVEELALVRSADGERLRMRPTLVEEGHHSRALASRTGVRVQENQARRLLNDIAAYGAWLEHHEGTPVPDAVAASRWLQNVYEPTIARVPDELRTRREPPELFHEMLRHRDALSREAGHQIGNAEAMDSYVAGVLPGLPEERLLRETDDADDGSA; from the coding sequence ATGACCACCGGGCTCGAGCTGGTCGTCCGCGCCGGCCACCCGGACTTCCTCGACCTGCCGTGGTCGGAGCCGCTGGAGGAGTGGCGGTCGGAGCGGCTCGTGCGCATGGCGCGGGGCATCTCCCGCCACGTCGTGCGCTTCGTGGCCTACGACGACCGCGTCTACGCCCTCAAGGAGACCGAGGTCGGCGCCGCCCAGCGCGAGTACCGGCTGCTGCTGGCCCTGCGGGAGGAGGGCCTGCCGGTCGTCGAGCCCGTCGGCGTCGCGCGGTGGCGGGGGGATGGGGGAGGGCCCGACCGCGCCACGCTCATCACCCGCTACCTCGACTACTCCCTCCCGTACCACTACCTCCTCGCGCGACGCGGGCGGCCCGGCCTGCTCGACCGCCTGCTCGACGGTGGCGCCGTGCTGATGGCGCGCCTGCACCTCGAGGGCTTCTACTGGGGGGACTTCTCCCTCTCGAACGCCCTCTTCCGGCGCGACGCGGGCGCGTTCACCGCGTACCTCGTGGACGCCGAGACGGGGGAGCGGCGGCCGTCGCTGAGCGACGCGATGCGCGACAACGACGTCGACGTCGCCGTGGAGAACATCGCCGGCGGGCTGATGGACCTGCAGGCCGCCGGGCGGATCGAGGAGGACCTCGATCCCGTCGCCCTCGCCGCGGGGTTCCGCGAGCGCTACCGCGACCTGTGGCTCGAGCTGACCCGGGAGGACGAGGTCGGCGCCGACGAGCAGTGGCGGATCACGCAGCGGATGGAGCGGCTCAACGCCCTCGGCTTCGACGTGGAGGAGCTCGCGCTCGTGCGCTCCGCCGACGGGGAGCGCCTGCGGATGCGCCCGACCCTCGTGGAGGAGGGCCACCACTCCCGGGCCCTCGCGAGCCGCACCGGCGTCCGGGTGCAGGAGAACCAGGCCCGCCGGCTCCTCAACGACATCGCCGCGTACGGCGCGTGGCTGGAGCACCACGAGGGGACCCCCGTCCCCGACGCCGTCGCGGCGTCACGGTGGCTCCAGAACGTCTACGAGCCGACCATCGCCCGCGTCCCCGACGAGCTCCGCACGCGCCGCGAGCCGCCGGAGCTCTTCCACGAGATGCTTCGCCACCGCGACGCCCTCTCGCGGGAGGCCGGCCACCAGATCGGCAACGCCGAGGCCATGGACTCCTACGTGGCCGGCGTGCTCCCCGGACTGCCCGAGGAGCGCCTCCTGCGCGAGACGGACGACGCGGACGACGGGTCGGCCTAG
- a CDS encoding ABC transporter ATP-binding protein, whose amino-acid sequence MAAIQMKNIVKEYGDGFPAVNDVSIDVEDGEFVILVGPSGCGKSTLLRMIVGLEDITSGDMVIGGERVNDKAPRDRNLAMVFQNYALYPHLTVYENIAFPLRLSKDLSAAEIDEKVRKASATLELDEHLDRKPGNLSGGQRQRVAMGRAIVRDAQAFLFDEPLSNLDAKLRGQMRTEISRLQKRLGITTVYVTHDQTEAMTLGDRVAVLRRGVLQQLAPPRELYEQPVNLFVAGFIGSPPMNFMPATVKGGTVELPFATVDLPEHARDGRIPEDTLLIAGIRPEYFEDASVMDSAKAGDGATFRATIDVVEWLGNEAFGYIPYEAPPEVEAQLEELAQELDSEALRTQIIVALDSSSRIRDGEEAELHVDSRRMHLFDPSSGDNLTLRTAADGEPSAVA is encoded by the coding sequence ATGGCTGCGATCCAGATGAAGAACATCGTCAAGGAGTACGGCGACGGGTTCCCCGCCGTCAACGACGTCAGCATCGACGTGGAGGACGGGGAGTTCGTCATCCTGGTGGGCCCGTCCGGCTGCGGGAAGTCGACGCTGCTGCGCATGATCGTGGGCCTCGAGGACATCACCTCGGGCGACATGGTCATCGGGGGCGAGCGGGTGAACGACAAGGCGCCGCGCGACCGCAACCTGGCGATGGTGTTCCAGAACTACGCGCTCTACCCGCACCTCACCGTCTACGAGAACATCGCCTTCCCGCTGCGCCTCTCCAAGGACCTGAGTGCCGCGGAGATCGACGAGAAGGTCCGGAAGGCCAGCGCGACCCTCGAGCTGGACGAGCACCTGGACCGCAAGCCCGGCAACCTGTCGGGCGGGCAGCGCCAGCGGGTGGCGATGGGGCGGGCGATCGTGCGCGACGCTCAGGCGTTCCTCTTCGACGAGCCGCTCTCCAACCTCGACGCCAAGCTGCGCGGCCAGATGCGCACCGAGATCTCGCGGCTGCAGAAGCGCCTCGGCATCACGACGGTGTACGTCACCCACGACCAGACCGAGGCCATGACCCTCGGTGACCGCGTCGCCGTGCTGCGGCGAGGTGTCCTCCAGCAGCTGGCCCCCCCGCGGGAGCTCTACGAGCAGCCGGTCAACCTGTTCGTGGCCGGGTTCATCGGCTCACCGCCGATGAACTTCATGCCGGCGACGGTGAAGGGCGGCACGGTGGAGCTGCCGTTCGCCACGGTCGATCTGCCGGAGCACGCCCGCGACGGCCGCATCCCCGAGGACACGCTGCTCATCGCGGGCATCCGCCCCGAGTACTTCGAGGACGCGAGCGTCATGGACTCCGCGAAGGCGGGCGACGGCGCGACGTTCCGCGCCACGATCGACGTGGTCGAGTGGCTCGGCAACGAGGCGTTCGGCTACATCCCCTACGAGGCCCCGCCCGAGGTGGAGGCGCAGCTGGAGGAGCTCGCGCAGGAGCTCGACAGCGAGGCGCTGCGCACCCAGATCATCGTCGCCCTCGACTCGTCGAGCCGCATCCGCGACGGGGAGGAGGCCGAGCTGCACGTCGACTCGCGCCGCATGCACCTCTTCGATCCGTCGTCCGGCGACAACCTCACCCTCCGCACCGCCGCCGACGGGGAGCCGAGCGCGGTGGCCTAG
- a CDS encoding carbohydrate ABC transporter permease has product MKARMNAGVIIGATLLLLWCLLPIAWILSLSFKPVEETAAGSPQFLPKEWTGDNFSTVLQNDDFQRALINSFGISIIATVLSVIIATLCAYAIARLRFRGKKVVLTIALAIAMFPVVSLIGPLFDMWRTLGLFDTWPGLIIPYMSFTLPLAIWTLTAFFREIPWELEQAAQVDGATAWQAFRKVIVPLAAPGVFTAAILTFFFAWNDFVFGISLTSTTNARPVPAQLAFFVGPDQFNPPVSTLAAAAVMVTVPVIVLVLLFQRKIVAGLTAGAVKG; this is encoded by the coding sequence ATGAAGGCGAGGATGAACGCCGGCGTGATCATCGGCGCCACGCTGCTGCTGCTGTGGTGCCTCCTGCCGATCGCCTGGATCCTGTCGTTGTCGTTCAAGCCCGTCGAGGAGACGGCCGCCGGCAGCCCGCAGTTCCTGCCGAAGGAGTGGACGGGGGACAACTTCAGCACGGTGCTGCAGAACGACGACTTCCAGCGCGCGCTGATCAACTCGTTCGGCATCTCGATCATCGCCACGGTGCTCTCGGTGATCATCGCCACCCTCTGCGCCTACGCGATCGCGCGGCTGAGGTTCCGCGGGAAGAAGGTGGTGCTGACCATCGCCCTCGCGATCGCGATGTTCCCGGTCGTGTCGCTGATCGGGCCGCTGTTCGACATGTGGCGGACGCTCGGCCTGTTCGACACCTGGCCCGGGCTGATCATCCCCTACATGAGCTTCACGTTGCCGCTCGCCATCTGGACCCTGACGGCCTTCTTCCGCGAGATCCCGTGGGAGCTCGAGCAGGCGGCCCAGGTGGACGGCGCCACGGCGTGGCAGGCGTTCCGCAAGGTCATCGTCCCGCTGGCGGCGCCCGGCGTCTTCACGGCGGCGATCCTGACCTTCTTCTTCGCCTGGAACGACTTCGTCTTCGGCATCTCGCTCACGTCAACGACCAACGCACGACCGGTGCCGGCGCAGCTCGCGTTCTTCGTCGGCCCGGACCAGTTCAACCCGCCGGTGTCCACGCTGGCCGCCGCCGCCGTGATGGTCACCGTCCCGGTGATCGTCCTCGTGCTGCTGTTCCAGCGGAAGATCGTCGCGGGCCTCACGGCCGGCGCGGTGAAGGGGTAA
- a CDS encoding carbohydrate ABC transporter permease: MSTDTVAAPRRTATTDRSRSEERLAWKLVAPAVVIMLAVTAYPMLRALYLSLFQYRATAPDDREFLGLDNYVTVLTDPLWWKDVWNTVVIMVVTVGVELVIGFAFAYVMWKIIFARGVIRTSILIPYGIITVVSAFAWQFAFSLNNGFVNGWLPFVDSDFNWFGQHWSAMTAIMVSEIWKTTPFMALLLLAGLSQISGDMVEAAQVDGASWWQRLYKVILPNMKAAIMVAVLFRALDAFRIFDNIYVMTRGAQDTESVSFLTYRQVIEQFELGLGSALSVLLFLSVLLIAFLLVKLFRVDLAAARREG, from the coding sequence ATGAGCACCGACACCGTCGCCGCACCGAGGAGGACGGCCACCACCGACCGGTCCCGCTCGGAGGAGCGGCTGGCCTGGAAGCTGGTCGCGCCGGCCGTGGTCATCATGCTCGCCGTCACGGCGTACCCGATGCTCCGGGCGCTGTACCTGTCGCTCTTCCAGTACCGCGCCACGGCGCCGGACGACCGGGAGTTCCTCGGGCTCGACAACTACGTCACGGTCCTCACCGACCCGCTGTGGTGGAAGGACGTGTGGAACACCGTGGTCATCATGGTCGTCACCGTCGGCGTGGAGCTCGTGATCGGCTTCGCGTTCGCCTACGTGATGTGGAAGATCATCTTCGCGCGCGGCGTGATCCGCACCTCGATCCTGATCCCCTACGGCATCATCACGGTGGTCTCGGCGTTCGCCTGGCAGTTCGCGTTCAGCCTCAACAACGGCTTCGTGAACGGCTGGCTGCCCTTCGTCGATAGCGACTTCAACTGGTTCGGACAGCACTGGTCGGCGATGACGGCGATCATGGTCTCCGAGATCTGGAAGACGACGCCGTTCATGGCGCTGCTGCTGCTCGCCGGCCTGTCGCAGATCTCCGGCGACATGGTCGAGGCCGCCCAGGTCGACGGCGCCAGCTGGTGGCAGCGCCTCTACAAGGTGATCCTGCCGAACATGAAGGCGGCGATCATGGTCGCCGTCCTCTTCCGCGCCCTCGACGCGTTCCGCATCTTCGACAACATCTACGTGATGACCCGGGGCGCCCAGGACACCGAGTCGGTGTCGTTCCTGACCTACCGCCAGGTCATCGAGCAGTTCGAGCTCGGCCTCGGGTCGGCCCTCTCGGTGCTGCTCTTCCTGTCGGTCCTGCTGATCGCGTTCCTTCTGGTGAAGCTGTTCCGCGTCGACCTCGCGGCCGCGAGGAGGGAGGGCTGA
- a CDS encoding extracellular solute-binding protein: protein MTPIRRRARWWRRALAVTAATIVATSMVAGCGDDSATPTLTWYINPDPNPPDGFSGAFGQAGIAERCSNDRYTVETELLPQSATEQRIQLLRRLVAEDSSIALMSLDPVFTAEFADAGLLEPLPDDVATSLSGATLQGAVAGATWEDKLVAAPLWANTQVLWYRKSLAEKAGLDMTGPVTWAQIIDAASENDATVGVQANKYEGYVVWINALVEGAGGSIVSDTQAGPDASVDIGEEPGVRAAEVIRQLASSPAAEPDLSVSNEGTVLGPLGSDAGGFMVNWTFAYNNYAGGDVIDDLGWARYPQTVAGEQSRPPIGGINVGVSPYGSHTDLALEAVECITSEENQVTYAIETANMPARQAAYEDAELRKQFPADLLELWQSSIETAGPRPASPYWSTIVNATLSRWHPANSVDPDTTPKASASFIEDALQGKVLL from the coding sequence ATGACACCGATCCGGCGGCGTGCGCGATGGTGGCGCCGGGCGCTGGCGGTCACCGCCGCGACGATCGTCGCGACGTCGATGGTCGCCGGGTGCGGTGACGACTCCGCCACGCCCACCCTGACGTGGTACATCAACCCCGACCCGAACCCGCCCGACGGGTTCTCCGGGGCGTTCGGCCAGGCGGGCATCGCGGAGCGGTGCAGCAACGACCGCTACACGGTGGAGACCGAGCTGCTGCCCCAGAGCGCGACGGAGCAGCGCATCCAGCTCCTGCGGCGCCTGGTGGCCGAGGACTCGTCGATCGCGCTCATGAGCCTCGACCCGGTCTTCACGGCCGAGTTCGCGGACGCGGGCCTCCTGGAACCGCTGCCCGACGACGTCGCGACGTCGCTGTCGGGGGCGACCCTGCAGGGCGCCGTCGCCGGGGCCACGTGGGAGGACAAGCTCGTCGCGGCCCCGCTGTGGGCGAACACCCAGGTCCTCTGGTACCGCAAGTCGCTCGCCGAGAAGGCGGGCCTCGACATGACGGGCCCGGTGACGTGGGCGCAGATCATCGACGCGGCGAGCGAGAACGACGCCACCGTCGGGGTCCAGGCCAACAAGTACGAGGGCTACGTCGTCTGGATCAACGCGCTGGTCGAGGGTGCCGGGGGATCGATCGTGAGCGACACCCAGGCCGGCCCCGACGCCTCCGTCGACATCGGCGAGGAGCCCGGCGTGCGGGCGGCGGAGGTCATCCGCCAGCTCGCCTCGTCCCCGGCGGCCGAGCCCGACCTGTCGGTGTCGAACGAGGGCACCGTCCTCGGGCCCCTCGGCTCCGACGCCGGCGGGTTCATGGTCAACTGGACCTTCGCGTACAACAACTACGCCGGCGGGGACGTCATCGACGACCTCGGATGGGCGCGGTACCCGCAGACCGTCGCCGGTGAGCAGTCGCGGCCCCCGATCGGCGGCATCAACGTCGGGGTCAGTCCGTACGGCTCCCACACCGACCTGGCGCTCGAGGCGGTGGAGTGCATCACCTCGGAGGAGAACCAGGTGACGTACGCCATCGAGACGGCCAACATGCCGGCGCGGCAGGCCGCCTACGAGGACGCCGAGCTGCGCAAGCAGTTCCCGGCCGACCTGCTCGAGCTGTGGCAGTCGAGCATCGAGACGGCCGGGCCGCGGCCCGCGTCGCCGTACTGGAGCACGATCGTCAACGCGACCCTGAGCCGCTGGCACCCCGCGAACTCGGTGGACCCCGACACGACGCCGAAGGCGTCGGCGAGCTTCATCGAGGACGCGCTGCAGGGGAAGGTGCTCCTCTGA
- a CDS encoding ABC transporter ATP-binding protein, producing MTTVAPPVAVGRAEPPPARRKLRRLLPYFRPYAGRAIATVVLMLVVTASGLAIPALAQFAIDHGIRAGDKGVLVLSVGLFVLSGLIGWLAGYHQTYLSSWVGERVLLDLRTQTFRHLMRLELGYHERTPTGRSVSRLTSDIEALQQLVTDGVTSLVINGLTFVGVVVILFTYDVELALLTFVIFPALAIGTALFRVYSTRAYRRTREKVAEVLGTLQETLSGIRVVQGFGRQEPSQRVFRRVNEEYREANMATIRLSGVYFPGVELLSGIGTAIILYFGATRVLDQEVSVGVMVAFVGYLSSFFDPIQQLSQLYATFQSAMAALEKIFGVLDTEPELTDAPGAVDLPRLRGEVELRGVGFAYDRTPVLTDVDLHIAAGESVALVGTTGAGKSTLVKLIARFYDPVEGTVLIDGHDLRGVRAQSLRDQLAIVPQEGHLFAGTIAENLAFGRPDATDDELRAAAEAVGASEFIEELPEGYDTPITTKGAGLSAGQRQLLSFARALVADPRLLILDEATSSVDLRTERRIEDALATLLEGRTSIIIAHRLSTIRDADRIVVLEHGRVIEQGTHDELVRGGGRYAALYGDWESVAGG from the coding sequence GTGACGACCGTCGCCCCCCCGGTCGCCGTGGGTCGCGCCGAGCCGCCGCCCGCCCGCCGCAAGCTGCGGCGCCTCCTCCCCTACTTCCGGCCCTACGCGGGACGGGCGATCGCCACCGTCGTGCTGATGCTCGTCGTGACGGCGTCGGGGCTCGCGATCCCCGCGCTCGCGCAGTTCGCGATCGACCACGGCATCCGCGCCGGCGACAAGGGCGTCCTGGTGCTGTCGGTCGGCCTGTTCGTGCTGTCCGGGCTGATCGGCTGGCTGGCGGGCTACCACCAGACGTACCTGTCGAGCTGGGTCGGCGAGCGGGTGCTCCTCGACCTCCGGACGCAGACGTTCCGGCACCTGATGCGCCTCGAGCTCGGGTACCACGAGCGCACCCCGACGGGCCGCAGCGTCAGCCGCCTCACCAGCGACATCGAGGCGCTGCAGCAGCTCGTGACGGACGGCGTCACGTCGCTGGTGATCAACGGCCTCACGTTCGTCGGCGTCGTCGTGATCCTGTTCACCTACGACGTCGAGCTGGCGCTGCTGACGTTCGTGATCTTCCCGGCCCTCGCCATCGGCACCGCGCTCTTCCGCGTCTACTCGACCCGCGCGTACCGGCGCACCCGCGAGAAGGTCGCGGAGGTGCTCGGCACGCTGCAGGAGACGCTCTCCGGCATCCGCGTGGTGCAGGGCTTCGGCCGCCAGGAGCCCTCGCAGCGCGTGTTCCGCCGCGTCAACGAGGAGTACCGCGAGGCCAACATGGCGACGATCCGCCTCTCGGGCGTCTACTTCCCGGGCGTCGAGCTGCTGTCGGGCATCGGCACCGCGATCATCCTGTACTTCGGCGCGACGCGGGTGCTCGACCAGGAGGTCAGCGTCGGCGTGATGGTCGCGTTCGTCGGCTACCTGTCGAGCTTCTTCGACCCGATCCAGCAGCTCTCCCAGCTCTACGCGACGTTCCAGTCGGCGATGGCGGCCCTCGAGAAGATCTTCGGGGTCCTCGACACCGAGCCGGAGCTGACCGACGCCCCCGGGGCGGTCGACCTGCCGCGGCTGCGGGGCGAGGTGGAGCTCCGCGGGGTCGGCTTCGCCTACGACCGCACGCCGGTGCTGACCGACGTCGACCTCCACATCGCCGCGGGCGAGAGCGTCGCCCTGGTCGGGACGACCGGCGCGGGCAAGTCGACCCTCGTGAAGCTCATCGCCCGCTTCTACGACCCCGTCGAGGGGACGGTCCTGATCGACGGCCACGACCTGCGCGGGGTGCGGGCCCAGTCGCTGCGCGACCAGCTCGCGATCGTCCCCCAGGAGGGCCACCTGTTCGCCGGCACCATCGCCGAGAACCTCGCGTTCGGCCGGCCCGACGCCACCGACGACGAGCTGCGCGCCGCGGCCGAGGCCGTCGGGGCGTCGGAGTTCATCGAGGAGCTCCCCGAGGGCTACGACACGCCCATCACGACCAAGGGCGCCGGGCTGTCGGCCGGGCAGCGGCAGCTGCTCTCGTTCGCCCGCGCCCTGGTGGCCGACCCCCGCCTGCTGATCCTGGACGAGGCCACCTCGTCGGTGGACCTGCGCACGGAGCGTCGCATCGAGGACGCGCTGGCGACCCTCCTGGAGGGGCGCACGTCGATCATCATCGCGCACCGCCTCTCCACGATCCGCGACGCCGACCGCATCGTCGTGCTGGAGCACGGGCGCGTGATCGAGCAGGGCACGCACGACGAGCTCGTGCGGGGCGGGGGCCGCTACGCCGCGCTGTACGGCGACTGGGAGTCCGTGGCCGGGGGCTGA
- a CDS encoding ABC transporter ATP-binding protein, producing MRVLLRLLGFLRPHTGRVAVTALSAAGLMACSVTLPYLTGRVIDDVLESGDRAALAPLVWAVVGVVVLRMAFGVVRRWVSGQVSLAVEFDLRARLFTHLQRMGVAYFERMPVGQLMSRATSDLQTVRFFLGYGLIFLFMQAFTLIIVTGVLLWMNWSLALLALLMGPALLVVAWRYSRRSNPVLIDVQQRVGEVTEMAEESAVGIRVIKAFGREGDRSARFGATSRRAFDRSMDAARLRALYQPLMGFMPVLGLGVVLIYGGILTIDGDMTLGEFVAFYLYLTLLMAPFRSLGMLVGQAQRAIAGGTRIFEVLDEEPDIVEAPDARPLPPGGGEIRLEGVSFAYTPDGPPVLDDIDLDVAAGRTVAIIGATGSGKTTLTNLLPRFHDPTAGRVTLDGVDVRDLRLAELRQAVGMVSQDPFLFSTTIRENIAYGRPDATDEEVRRAAAMAQAAGFVEDLPEGYDTVVGERGLTLSGGQRQRIAIARALITDPRVLVLDEATASVDASTEREIQQALRAVMRGRTTIVIAHRLSTLSLADELVVLEGGRVAARGTHEELYGTSELYREIRDGGLARPDLIARDAG from the coding sequence TTGAGAGTCCTCCTCCGCCTGCTCGGCTTCCTGCGGCCCCACACGGGCCGGGTCGCCGTCACCGCCCTCAGCGCCGCAGGCCTGATGGCGTGCTCCGTCACCTTGCCATACCTGACCGGACGGGTGATCGACGACGTCCTCGAGTCGGGTGACCGCGCGGCCCTCGCGCCGCTCGTGTGGGCGGTCGTCGGCGTCGTGGTGCTGCGGATGGCGTTCGGGGTGGTGCGGCGGTGGGTCTCCGGCCAGGTGAGCCTGGCCGTCGAGTTCGACCTGCGCGCCCGCCTGTTCACCCACCTCCAGCGGATGGGGGTCGCCTACTTCGAGCGCATGCCGGTCGGGCAGCTCATGTCCCGCGCGACGAGCGACCTGCAGACCGTCCGCTTCTTCCTCGGGTACGGCCTGATCTTCCTGTTCATGCAGGCGTTCACCCTGATCATCGTGACCGGGGTCCTCCTCTGGATGAACTGGTCGCTCGCCCTGCTGGCGCTGCTGATGGGCCCGGCGCTGCTGGTGGTCGCGTGGCGGTACAGCCGCCGCTCCAACCCCGTGCTCATCGACGTGCAGCAGCGGGTCGGCGAGGTCACGGAGATGGCCGAGGAGAGCGCCGTCGGCATCCGCGTGATCAAGGCGTTCGGCCGAGAGGGGGACCGGTCGGCGCGCTTCGGCGCCACGTCGCGCCGGGCCTTCGACCGCAGCATGGACGCCGCGCGGCTGCGCGCCCTGTACCAGCCCCTGATGGGGTTCATGCCCGTCCTCGGGCTCGGCGTCGTCCTGATCTACGGCGGCATCCTCACCATCGACGGCGACATGACCCTCGGCGAGTTCGTCGCCTTCTACCTCTACCTGACCCTCCTGATGGCGCCGTTCCGCTCCCTCGGGATGCTCGTCGGCCAGGCGCAGCGGGCGATCGCGGGCGGCACCCGCATCTTCGAGGTGCTCGACGAGGAGCCCGACATCGTGGAGGCGCCGGACGCCCGGCCCCTGCCCCCCGGCGGCGGGGAGATCCGCCTCGAGGGCGTCTCGTTCGCCTACACGCCCGACGGGCCGCCGGTCCTCGACGACATCGACCTCGACGTCGCCGCCGGCCGCACCGTCGCGATCATCGGCGCCACCGGATCCGGCAAGACCACGCTGACCAACCTCCTGCCGCGCTTCCACGACCCGACGGCGGGCCGCGTGACCCTCGACGGCGTCGACGTCCGCGACCTGCGCCTCGCCGAGCTGCGCCAGGCCGTCGGGATGGTCTCCCAGGACCCGTTCCTCTTCTCCACGACCATCCGCGAGAACATCGCCTACGGGCGTCCCGACGCGACCGACGAGGAGGTCCGCCGGGCGGCGGCGATGGCCCAGGCGGCCGGCTTCGTCGAGGATCTGCCCGAGGGGTACGACACCGTCGTCGGCGAGCGCGGCCTGACGCTCTCCGGAGGGCAGCGGCAGCGCATCGCGATCGCCCGCGCCCTCATCACCGACCCGCGGGTGCTGGTGCTCGACGAGGCCACCGCCTCCGTCGACGCCTCCACCGAGCGCGAGATCCAGCAGGCCCTGCGCGCCGTGATGCGCGGCCGCACGACCATCGTCATCGCCCACCGCCTCTCGACGCTCTCCCTCGCCGACGAGCTCGTGGTCCTCGAGGGGGGGCGGGTCGCCGCCCGCGGCACCCACGAGGAGCTGTACGGCACCAGCGAGCTCTACCGGGAGATCCGCGACGGCGGCCTCGCCCGCCCCGACCTGATCGCGCGGGACGCCGGGTGA